The Carettochelys insculpta isolate YL-2023 chromosome 18, ASM3395843v1, whole genome shotgun sequence genome window below encodes:
- the LOC142022883 gene encoding apelin receptor B-like: protein MEDAEAEAEDELYYDYPEANGSAPCEWPADWEVSFSLLPALYMLVFVLGLSGNGLVIATVWRGPRAQRRSADTYLGHLALADLAFVLTLPLWAAYTALRFHWPFGSALCKLSSYLVLLNMFASAFCLGCLSCQRYLAVGRARPRAPRPRAPRLLSLAALWLLAGLLALPALLLRDTRRSAPDNLTLCDMDLSGLASPRSRRYWLGALSLATTALGFLLPLLLMTLFYCCLGAALRRHFQHLRPGPGRGPRRRLLRIIVTLVAVFALCWLPFHLLKSLHVLSGLGLLRLPCAFLGLAALLHPYATCLAYVNSCLNPLLYAFLDRRFRVRCRLLLGLRRPPRRPAPGEPGPAPASSSLSAPTQKSELLSLATKV from the coding sequence ATGGAGGAcgcggaggcggaggcggaggaCGAGCTGTACTACGACTACCCGGAGGCGAACGGCAGCGCGCCCTGCGAGTGGCCGGCCGACTGGGAAGTGTCCTTCTCGCTGCTGCCCGCGCTCTACATGCTGGTCTTCGTGCTGGGGCTCTCGGGCAACGGGCTGGTGATCGCCACCGTGTGGCGCGGCCCGCGGGCCCAGCGCCGCTCCGCCGACACCTACCTGGGCCACCTGGCGCTGGCCGACCTGGCCTTCGTGCTGACGCTGCCGCTGTGGGCCGCCTACACGGCGCTGCGCTTCCACTGGCCCTTCGGCTCGGCGCTGTGCAAGCTCAGCAGCTACCTGGTGCTGCTCAACATGTTCGCCTCCGCCTTCTGCCTGGGCTGCCTGAGCTGCCAGCGCTACCTGGCGGTGGGGCGCGCCCGGCCCCGCGCGCCCCGGCCCCGCGCCCCGCGGCTGCTCTCGCTGGCGGCGCTGTGGCTGCTGGccgggctgctggccctgcccgcGCTGCTGCTGCGGGACACGCGGCGCAGCGCGCCCGACAACCTCACGCTGTGCGACATGGACCTGAGCGGCCTGGCCAGCCCGCGCAGCCGGCGCTACTGGCTGGGCGCGCTCAGCCTGGCCACCACGGCgctgggcttcctgctgccgctgctgctcatGACCCTCTTCTACTGCTGCCTGGGCGCCGCGCTGCGCCGCCACTTCCAGCACCTGCgccccgggccgggccgcggGCCGCGCCGGCGGCTGCTGCGCATCATCGTGACGCTGGTGGCGGTGTTCgcgctctgctggctgcccttccACCTGCTCAAGAGCCTCCACGTGCTGAGCGGCCTGGGGCTGCTGCGCCTGCCCTGCGCCTTCCTCGGCCTCGCGGCGCTGCTGCACCCCTACGCCACGTGCCTGGCCTACGTCAACAGCTGCCTCAACCCGCTGCTCTACGCCTTCCTCGACCGCCGCTTCCGCGTCCGCTGCCGCCTGCTGCTGGGCCTGCGCCGGCCGCCGCGCCGGCCCGCCCCCGGGGAGCCCGGGCccgcccccgcctcctcctcGCTCAGCGCCCCCACGCAGAAGTCCGAGCTGCTCTCGCTGGCCACCAAGGTGTAG